One genomic segment of Heliomicrobium undosum includes these proteins:
- a CDS encoding Ger(x)C family spore germination protein: MHGAFCGVARPAADHELLEGEKKERRPEGEDAIDILRNRPKKRLLLIFSCILLLGVLPGCWDKRELDQYAFVLSMGIDLGEHDEIELSVRIAIPSGMAQQGGAGRASSPAEVSKVITVTGRTTPEAMAHLDSQVERQVSYMHCRTVLIGESLARQGIAPYLDVFNRYREFRRSLFLFIIKDVPVRDIFMNTTPVLEYNVARYLESIVVSMERTDYAPVTRLLDINRTLEQHNVDSVMTVFTLNPQILKEKQDTKVKPRPTPEFRRDDPDPEAGQPETDPGKLHRSGGNPLEYIGAAVLVSGKLVAYMDGEETRIWSMLVGRYTTGLWTFPDPSQPGKYISLRLNRGDPIEVTVDDSVRPIRIMVKAELDGTVVEVSSRKPYITPEGFREMERMADKDLNDRALRLVKRMQKIPADPFLFVRTLRMRTLTAREYWRIPWHDWYEEAEFIPVIHVEVRRPGYQIQPGEPAGKEERLVK, from the coding sequence ATCCACGGGGCCTTTTGTGGCGTTGCTCGCCCTGCTGCTGATCACGAGCTACTGGAAGGCGAAAAAAAAGAGCGCCGCCCCGAGGGGGAAGACGCCATCGATATCCTGAGAAATCGGCCGAAGAAAAGACTCCTGCTCATCTTCAGTTGCATTCTCCTGCTCGGCGTCCTGCCGGGCTGTTGGGACAAACGGGAGCTGGACCAGTACGCCTTTGTGCTTTCCATGGGCATCGATCTGGGTGAGCATGACGAGATCGAACTGTCCGTGCGCATCGCCATCCCCTCGGGGATGGCCCAGCAGGGCGGCGCCGGCAGGGCATCCTCCCCGGCAGAGGTGTCCAAAGTCATCACCGTCACCGGCCGGACCACACCGGAAGCCATGGCCCACCTGGACAGTCAGGTGGAGCGGCAGGTGTCCTATATGCATTGCCGGACCGTCCTGATCGGCGAGAGCCTCGCCCGGCAAGGCATCGCGCCCTACCTCGATGTGTTCAACCGTTACCGCGAGTTCCGGCGATCCCTTTTTCTCTTCATCATAAAAGACGTGCCTGTCCGGGACATTTTCATGAATACAACGCCGGTGTTGGAGTACAACGTGGCCCGCTACCTGGAGAGCATCGTCGTGTCGATGGAGCGAACCGATTACGCCCCAGTCACCCGGCTCCTCGATATCAACCGGACGCTGGAACAGCACAACGTGGATTCCGTGATGACCGTTTTTACCCTAAACCCGCAGATCCTCAAGGAGAAGCAAGACACCAAGGTGAAACCGCGACCCACGCCGGAGTTCCGACGCGATGATCCCGATCCGGAAGCCGGTCAACCGGAAACGGATCCTGGCAAGTTGCACCGTTCCGGCGGCAATCCCCTCGAGTATATTGGAGCAGCCGTTTTAGTGAGTGGAAAATTGGTCGCCTACATGGATGGCGAAGAGACGCGAATTTGGTCGATGCTGGTCGGAAGATATACGACCGGTCTTTGGACTTTCCCCGATCCCTCTCAACCAGGCAAATATATCTCCCTGCGACTCAACCGCGGCGACCCCATCGAGGTGACTGTCGACGATTCGGTCCGTCCCATCCGCATCATGGTTAAGGCAGAACTGGACGGAACGGTGGTCGAGGTGAGCAGCCGAAAGCCTTACATTACACCGGAAGGCTTCCGGGAGATGGAGAGGATGGCAGACAAAGACCTCAACGACCGCGCCCTTCGCCTGGTGAAAAGGATGCAAAAAATCCCCGCCGACCCCTTCCTTTTCGTCCGCACCTTGCGCATGCGCACCCTCACGGCCAGGGAATACTGGCGTATTCCCTGGCATGACTGGTATGAGGAGGCTGAATTCATTCCAGTCATTCATGTCGAGGTGCGCCGCCCCGGCTACCAGATCCAGCCGGGCGAACCGGCTGGGAAAGAGGAGCGACTTGTTAAATGA
- a CDS encoding GerAB/ArcD/ProY family transporter, translated as MKQAERIGTAEAIFLLWVILDTNIFLGLPRYFAADAYSAMYLMPFFSYLFTAPILWMIIRLREYHPQSIFTEIPGKLWGRWASILLTWIVAIFFTFSTGNYIRQFVSLINDAILPLSPASFLIIPFTLAIAFGAYHGPESISRANYLLLPVTLGGYLLLLLSAYIIGEPSLATPVFGPGLDQLLWSGLYRVPFFLEIVILTVLYPHFRSNKQFRQVVWLGTFLNIVLLALGLLAYALNFPAAATQNVGFPVFQLARNIYFGRYLQRVEALFTFIWVIMSIFKLSLSLYAGAITFARGVGAPFYQPYVLPLSVLTVVSCFLAPDYMTALEWEWGILRYASTGPFVALLALLLITSYWKAKKKSAAPRGKTPSIS; from the coding sequence ATGAAACAAGCCGAGCGCATCGGAACCGCAGAAGCCATCTTTTTGCTCTGGGTCATCCTCGACACCAACATTTTTCTGGGCCTGCCCCGTTACTTCGCCGCTGACGCCTATAGCGCCATGTATCTCATGCCTTTTTTCAGTTACCTTTTCACGGCGCCCATCCTGTGGATGATCATCCGTCTGCGGGAGTACCACCCGCAATCGATTTTCACGGAAATACCGGGCAAACTCTGGGGTCGGTGGGCATCGATCCTGCTGACGTGGATTGTGGCGATCTTCTTCACCTTTTCCACAGGAAACTATATTCGACAATTCGTCTCCCTGATCAACGACGCCATCCTCCCCTTGTCACCGGCGTCCTTCCTGATCATCCCCTTTACGTTGGCTATCGCCTTTGGCGCCTACCACGGGCCGGAATCGATCAGCCGGGCCAATTACCTTCTCCTCCCCGTCACCCTGGGCGGCTATCTCTTGCTGCTTTTGAGCGCCTATATCATCGGGGAACCGTCGCTGGCCACCCCTGTTTTTGGTCCCGGGCTGGATCAATTGCTCTGGTCGGGGCTGTATCGGGTGCCCTTTTTTCTTGAAATCGTCATCCTCACCGTCTTGTATCCTCACTTTCGCAGCAACAAACAATTCCGGCAGGTCGTCTGGCTCGGGACCTTTCTTAATATCGTATTGCTCGCGCTGGGTCTTCTCGCCTATGCGCTGAACTTCCCGGCAGCGGCGACGCAAAATGTAGGCTTTCCGGTCTTTCAGTTGGCCCGCAACATCTATTTCGGCCGCTACCTGCAACGCGTCGAGGCGCTGTTCACCTTCATCTGGGTGATCATGTCCATATTTAAACTGTCCCTCTCCCTCTACGCCGGCGCCATCACCTTTGCCAGGGGTGTCGGCGCTCCCTTCTACCAACCCTACGTGCTGCCCCTGTCGGTGCTGACGGTGGTATCCTGCTTCTTGGCGCCCGATTACATGACAGCGCTGGAGTGGGAATGGGGGATCCTGCGTTACGCATCCACGGGGCCTTTTGTGGCGTTGCTCGCCCTGCTGCTGATCACGAGCTACTGGAAGGCGAAAAAAAAGAGCGCCGCCCCGAGGGGGAAGACGCCATCGATATCCTGA